Below is a window of Bacillota bacterium DNA.
TTTGTCCTCCAAGCCTACTCTTGACAGAGCTGCCTGTACACGCCGCCTACGTTCGCTTCGCCCCAATCTGTCCGGACCGTAAATTAAGGGGATCTCTGCATTTTCTATCGCCGTATAGTCTTCTATTAATGCGAAGTCCTGCACAATGTACCCAAAAAATTTACTGCGATGGGCAGCGCGCTGCGTGCTCAAAAGCTGCTTAGCATTTTGACCCGCGATAAGTAGCTCGCCAGAGTCAGGAGTTGTGATAAGTCCAATCATGTTAAGAAGGGTAGTTTTGCCGCAACCTGATGCGCCAACAATGGCTACACTCTCTCCACGATGTATCTCGAGCGAAACGCCCCTTACGGCATGCGTTACGCTGGGGCCGCGACGAAAGTCCTTGTGCAAGGACAGGCAGGTAATTAAGCTCATAACTAGTCACCCCTCAAATGTAAAAAAATATCGGACTTTCGCAATTTAATTATCGGTACAACAGCGATTATTGACACCAATC
It encodes the following:
- a CDS encoding ABC transporter ATP-binding protein; translated protein: MSLITCLSLHKDFRRGPSVTHAVRGVSLEIHRGESVAIVGASGCGKTTLLNMIGLITTPDSGELLIAGQNAKQLLSTQRAAHRSKFFGYIVQDFALIEDYTAIENAEIPLIYGPDRLGRSERRRRVQAALSRVGLEDKAHQQARRLSGGQRQRVAIARALVSDPQVILADEPTGSLDAQAGEDIFSLLIELVSTDKTLLLVTHNLDLAERCGRQLRMRDGKLV